One segment of Anastrepha obliqua isolate idAnaObli1 chromosome 3, idAnaObli1_1.0, whole genome shotgun sequence DNA contains the following:
- the LOC129242493 gene encoding all trans-polyprenyl-diphosphate synthase PDSS2-like has translation MWKRISIQTGLLHVGRGKNQFRLRSLAPAFTLTFTQPNLRALTSTSAAKPTPPKHDWNRAVSEAERIVGYPTSFLSLRWLLSDEIANVALHLRKLVGSNHPLLKTAKHLLYNGKNTMQAWGLIVLLISKAAGHAPSVPDMEQDKSAGVLHSQRALAEVTEMIRISHLVHNSLVNLQPSSEAGKDTASYEDMAFGNKIGLLTGDYLLGHSSAELANLRNQEVVELISSAVRDFSESQFIGERDEQNNPLPKKPGTETPKANGTTTTESIDFDVNDVMIPMNISKVMGIPEKEWECRNILNAGSLLGKACQGALKLAGQSEDMQRQAYLFGKHLSLAWQACLDAEPFQSSTLPMDTTFSLVSAPVLFQLEYDPSLYDEIEKGRVSVENIDYTKIHKSILAGPGLEKTKALQRKHTTAAMEVLKKFPPTDARTALENIILAMQDL, from the exons ATGTGGAAACGTATATCTATCCAAACAGGCCTCCTACATGTTGGCAGAGGCAAAAATCAGTTCCGCTTGCGCTCTTTGGCACCTGCTTTCACTTTAACTTTTACACAACCCAATTTACGTGCATTAACGTCAACGTCAGCAGCGAAGCCAACGCCTCCGAAACATGACTGGAATCGTGCTGTCAGCGAGGCAGAACGTATTGTAGGCTACCCCACCTCATTCCTCAGTTTACGATGgcttttgagtgatgaaatcgCTAATGTAGCTTTACATCTGCGGAAACTAGTGGGTAGCAATCATCCTCTACTTAAGACGGCAAA GCATTTACTTTATAATGGTAAAAACACAATGCAAGCCTGGGGCCTAATTGTGCTTTTGATATCAAAGGCCGCTGGTCATGCACCTTCAGTACCAGATATGGAGCAAGATAAAAGCGCCGGAGTGCTGCATTCCCAACGCGCTTTGGCTGAAGTCACAGAAATGATTCGAATCTCCCATTTAGTGCACAAT AGCTTGGTAAATTTGCAACCATCATCAGAGGCGGGGAAGGATACAGCCTCTTATGAAGACATGGCATTTGGTAACAAAATCGGTTTACTCACTGGGGACTATCTACTTGGTCACTCAAGCGCTGAATTAGCTAACCTACGCAATCAAGAAGTGGTGGAGTTAATTTCCTCCGCAGTTCGTGATTTTTCGGAGTCGCAATTCATTGGAGAGCGTGACGAACAAAATAATCCATTACCAAAAAAACCTGGAACTGAAACACCTAAAGCCAatggcacaacaacaacagaaagcaTAGATTTCGACGTGAATGATGTTATGATACCTATGAATATCTCTAAAGTTATGGGCATTCCAGAAAAGGAATGGGAATGTCGAAATATATTAAACGCAGGCAGTCTGCTTGGTAAAGCATGTCAGGGTGCTCTAAAATTGGCCGGGCAAAGCGAAGATATGCAACGACAAGCATATCTTTTTGGCAAGCATTTGTCGTTGGCATGGCAGGCATGTTTAGATGCCGAGCCCTTTCAGAGTAGTACACTACCGATgg ATACCACATTTAGTCTGGTAAGCGCGCCAGTTCTATTTCAACTTGAATACGACCCTTCACTGTatgatgaaattgaaaaagggCGAGTATCAGTAGAAAATATCGACTACACCAAGATACACAAATCAATTCTAGCTGGGCCCGGTCTGGAAAAGACCAAAGCTTTACAGCGCAAACATACGACGGCAGCAATggaagtgttaaaaaaattcccTCCTACTGATGCACGCACAGCTTTGGAAAACATTATTCTAGCAATGCAGGACTTGTAA
- the LOC129242494 gene encoding methyltransferase-like protein 22, with the protein MYKVTSEIYEETNYNPVKADNGRVLSKFQFKYPPEGDDTTAYNGVIADEDGDLVVRRKSVSGPGGLIKIEHSEATELRLVGLQVWRGALLLADYIFHKRNEFRDKVVLELGAGVGLTSIAAAIYAKKVVCTDVNVGGILDLIRENIKHNSVLLHKPNNIDVLEFDFLKPVQEYSPALLEAIDNCDVVVAADVIYDDNLTDAFIRVLDVLFERGKLSGKDKTAYIALEKRYVFTLSEMDTVAPMFEYFLKQTLNKPWLFEYIETDFPQYFDYDRRRHLVLIKVVHIK; encoded by the coding sequence ATGTACAAAGTGACCAGTGAAATCTATGAGGAGACCAACTACAACCCAGTCAAGGCTGACAACGGTAGAGTATTGTCCAAATTCCAATTTAAATATCCGCCAGAAGGTGATGATACAACGGCTTATAATGGAGTCATTGCCGACGAGGATGGTGACTTAGTTGTGCGACGAAAATCAGTTTCTGGTCCAGGAGGGTTGATTAAGATTGAACATTCTGAAGCTACCGAATTGCGTTTGGTAGGGCTGCAAGTTTGGCGTGGTGCATTGCTATTAGCtgattatatttttcataaaagaaatgaatttcgTGACAAGGTTGTGCTTGAACTGGGTGCAGGTGTTGGTTTGACAAGTATTGCTGCAGCGATCTATGCGAAAAAGGTGGTATGCACAGATGTGAATGTTGGCGGTATTTTAGACTTAATACGCGAAAACATAAAACACAATTCAGTACTGCTTCACAAACCTAATAACATAGATGTCTTGGAATTTGATTTTCTAAAGCCTGTCCAAGAATATTCTCCTGCACTTTTGGAGGCTATTGACAATTGTGATGTGGTGGTTGCAGCTGATGTTATTTATGATGATAACCTAACCGATGCATTTATACGTGTTTTAGATGTTTTGTTTGAGCGCGGAAAACTATCAGGAAAAGATAAAACAGCTTATATAGCACTAGAAAAGCGATACGTTTTTACACTGTCGGAGATGGACACGGTGGCGCCAATGTTCGAATATTTCTTGAAGCAGACACTGAATAAACCGTGGTTGTTTGAATATATTGAAACCGATTTTCCACAATATTTCGATTATGATCGTCGCAGACATCTCGTACTGATAAAAGTAGTGCATATAAAATGa